TTGAGCCTGGAGCGGATCCGATACCTCGGCCGGCCGTGGTGAATCTGGACTCTGTAGAGAGCGTGTCTATTGCCATGCTCGTGGAACGTCTTGGCCGGCTTTCAGATCACCGTATGCGTTCGGTCGGTGCGGCGTTAAATGTCGCTGTCGCTTGCGATTTCGGAGGTGGTGTGACATGACAGAGATCGGTACGCTGCCGTATTCGGTGTTGTACACCGCGGCGCGCGATCTCGGCTACACCGAGTTGGAGGCGATGCGTTACGCCAGTGAACCTGACCTGTTCGCGGCCGACCATCCCGACGACGTTGTTGAGCTGCTCGACACAGAGGGTGAAAGGGCAGACGACGGTGAGCCCGAGTAGCGGCGGCGGGTACTGGGTGGTCAGCGTTAACCGGGAGACCGGGCAGGCTAGCACGTCGGACTTGTTCGACGACGCCGACGCTGCCTGGCAGCACAGCATCACGATCGAAACGCCCGAGATCTACACCACGGTGGTGGACCGCCGTGTCAGACCACGCAAGGACGGCTGATGACTGAGCCGAACGTGTCCAGGGTGAAACCGCGGAATCCGGGTGTGCGCTTGGAGGATCTCGTCTGGCTCGTGCGTGTTCCGCACGCGCCGGCGCTGACCATGGCGTTCACCGCGGGCGAGGAGGAGTTGGCGCGGCAGCACGCGGGTCAGCATGGCGGCATTCTTGTGCCGTTGCCGGTGCCGGATCCGGTGTGGGATTGGGATGCCGGCCGCTGGTGTGGACGGGACCGCACCGACAATCTCTAGGCGCTGCTTTCCCCCAGTGTTGTTGTGTCGCTGCGGCGGTCGGCGATTTTGTTGATGGCTTCACGTGCCCGTACGCCTGGGGTGTCGATGTCGCGGAGGCCATGGTCTGCGGCGGCGGCGCCGGAACTGAATAGTGGTACAGATGTGGTCGTGCGGTTGATGTCCAGTTCGGTGCCGTCGACGATGCCGCGGGCGGCGGCCAGGCGGAGGGCGAGCAGGTCGCTGCCGTGGCAGCCGACCCAGCCGGCGCACACTCGCGCTCGGGGGTGGTCAGCGCTGGTTTGGTGGCAGAGGAACAGGTGTGGCGGCTGGAATGGGGTGTCGGCGTCGTAGGCGGGCAATTTGGCGTATTCCTCGGCGGCCCAGATTCCGCTCGGGACGTCGCGGCGGTATGGACACGAGGCGCAGGGTTGTGGCGCTGGTCCACGCACCTGGCAACTGTTCTTCTGCGTCAGTCGCATTGGGCCATCCGTCTTTCCGCGAGTGCGAGCGCTTCGGCGCTGAACACACCGATGGGTACCGCGCCCAGCCTGATGGCGGCGGTGCGTAGACGGTCGGTGACGTCGTAGTGCGATTCCCAGGTGCCGGGCTTCTGCGCCCATTCCTGTTTGAGTCCAAGTCTTTTGGTGAAGGCGCGGAGTTCGTCGTCGGTGTCGGCCATGAGGTGTGACCAGCGTGCGGAGATGCCGTTCACTTTGGCCGGTAGGCGCATATCGTCGACGTAGACAGTCAATTCTCGGAGGCCTCGTTGTTGGCGCCGTCGTCGATCGCGGCCAGGTTGCGGTGTTCGAGTTCAGGCAGGCGCAGTAAGTGATTCCAGGAGGTGGGGACGGTGGTGAGCTTGGTCATTTCCCGGGTGATCGCGTCGGTGATACTGGTCCACATCGGTTTCGGTGTGGACGGGTGGGCGAGTTGGCTGACGAGGGCGTGCAGCCGGCGCAGTGCGGCTCGTTCAGTCGGGCTGCGGTCGCTGACGCCGATCGCTGCGGCGTGGTCGTTGGCCGCTCCCCAGGCTAGTAATGCGGCTTCGGCGGCGTGTTCGGCGGCGGTGATCTCGCGGGCGCTGGCTGAGTCGGTGAGGGTCTCCGCTTGCTCGCGCAGATCGTAGAGCGCGGCGCGGTAGGCGGCGGTTTCGGGGACGTTGAGGTCACGGAGAACGGGCTTGGTGAGATAGTAGGCTTCCAAATCCTGTTCGTAGGCAAGCCATTCCGCGTCGAGTTGGGCGAGGGCGGCGCGGACCTCGGCTATCCGTTTCTTGTTCCGTTCAGGCTCGTCGGCGGTGCTGTCATGCACCGCGGCGCTCGCTGAGCCGACAGGCGAGAGCGCCCGGATATCTGCAGGCTGGTCTAGGAGACGGCTGCGTGGCGGCCGGGTGATGGCGTGGATGGCTCGTTCGGTTCCGAGCGCGATCGCTGCGGTCAACACTGTGCCGGTTAACGAGGGCGTCCCGGTCCCGCCGAAGGTGATGACATGTCCGACGATGTCCCGCAGCTGCGCAAGGAAATTGCCGAACATGTCGATCGCGAATTTGTCTGACAGGACGGTCGGGTTTGGGTTCGCGGGGATCGCCGCGGCCGCGAGGTACAGACTCATGTAGGTGACGCAGGCCGCTACTAGCAGTTTCAACGCCATCTCGATAGGCCAAAGCCCCATCCGGATGACGGACGGCGCGGTGTACGGTCCGCCCGGTATCGCTCTGCTCGACGTTGTCCTCACGAAGATCCTTGCGTCCGGCCGCGGCGTCGCGGTGTAGGGGCCGCGGACCGTGTTCTCGTTGATCGCGCGTGGTCGCGGCGCGGCGGTCATGGCGTGCCTCCGTCCCTCCGGTCAGTCCGAGTCGTGTCCGTGGCTTCCTGACACGGCGGCTGTCCGCAGGCTGCGCGCTGTTCGATGGCCCGTAGCCGGGATTCCGATTCGATGACAGGCAGTTTGGCGATATCGGCCAGGGTGCAGGGCACGGTGGTCAGTTTGGTCATGGTACGGCTGATGGCGTTGATGAGTTGCGGCCACATTTCCTTTGGTGTGGCGCGGTCGTTGAGCTGGCCGACCAATCCGTGCAGT
This Mycobacterium sp. HUMS_12744610 DNA region includes the following protein-coding sequences:
- a CDS encoding type II toxin-antitoxin system PemK/MazF family toxin, whose product is MTGLPGHGEVWWCELAGIGRRPVVVLSRDAAIPRLRRALVAPCTTTFRGLASEVVLEPGADPIPRPAVVNLDSVESVSIAMLVERLGRLSDHRMRSVGAALNVAVACDFGGGVT
- a CDS encoding DUF6283 family protein, with product MRLTQKNSCQVRGPAPQPCASCPYRRDVPSGIWAAEEYAKLPAYDADTPFQPPHLFLCHQTSADHPRARVCAGWVGCHGSDLLALRLAAARGIVDGTELDINRTTTSVPLFSSGAAAADHGLRDIDTPGVRAREAINKIADRRSDTTTLGESSA
- a CDS encoding DUF4031 domain-containing protein, encoding MTVYVDDMRLPAKVNGISARWSHLMADTDDELRAFTKRLGLKQEWAQKPGTWESHYDVTDRLRTAAIRLGAVPIGVFSAEALALAERRMAQCD